The segment ttttccataaaaaaatcttagcaCCTGCTTAGTTAgaattagttttataattattatttactagcttttacccacAACTTCcgcgtgcaatagttactttgagcagtatttttttgttttttaatatacttacccACTTtgacatagacatagacatagacatagacatagacatagacatattttatttcacatcatcatcacacaatttaatttacaaagttttattatacaccttaaagtaaaacataacaatatcgcttaaagttaaataatatttgtgaacataattatatattttacaatagaatCGATAATGATGCGAAAATGGACACCGCTCAGCGTATGCTGTAGCAAATgctacagcgctggttttcagcgtaGCCCATTACGAGACAAACTCGCGCTGTGGTTTAGaaacgttttaaaatttttaattacttacagcataacacatacttacttaaaactgaaaaccTACCCAAATACCTTATACGTAGAAAAACCAACATTAAAGAATAAAGAAAGACAAAAATTACCaatataaaagatacaaaatatgcaaaacttgataaaaaaatatagtacacaacaaaaaatacaaacgctgcgattacaatataaaattaaaataaaataaaataaaataaagccagttcagaaaatatatatattcagtttACCTAAGATAAGTGGGGACTATTTTGCCACCTATTTGTAAATCTTTTTGATAGTTTACtaaatagtttttgtattttaatttaaaactatatatgGAGCAACTATTCCTAACTGGTGGTGGTATATTGTTCCAACACTTAGTGGCAGCGTAACGGAAACTACCACGAAAGGCAGAAGTGCGGTGAGGAGGAATAGTAATTGGAATACTTCCTGTTCTGATAGGATACCTTGTTTCTGAGGCATGGCGCCATTTCAGTTTTTCGTACAGATATTCCGGGCGACCTTTGCGTATTATACCGAATAAAAGAGTGGCCAAATGAAGCTCCCTACGTAACGTCATCTTAAGTATACCGGCGTTGTTTAGGTGTGGAGTGATATGAGTTCGAGGCGGTAAGATAAAGCAGAATCGAGCACAGGCGTTTTGGACCCTTTGAACGATTCGTTCAGTACGCGCAAGCAACCGCGAACCATATACTGTATCACCGTAATTAAACAAAGATAGGATTATCGAGTCACATAGTGTAATGCGATGATCTATACTTAAGAAGTCTCgaatacgatataatattttgagcCGGTAAAAAGCTCTCCGACTCAATTCGAGCACATGTTTCTCAAAATTTAAGCCATCGTCCATTAACACTCCTAGATTACGTGCTTCGGTTACCCGTTCTAATTGTATACCTATAACATTTACATTAGGCTGCGATGAAACAATTTTATCTATTTGAAGTTTAGACCCCAAAatcatgtattttgttttacatggGTTTAATACTAAAGTATTAGCCTTAGACCACATATGAATGCGCTTCAAATcgctattcaatttatttactgCGTCGGTAGTATTTTCTGGTCGAAATGAGATGTATAGTTGtatgtcatctgcatacatgTGAAAATTACAATGCTTTATGATGTTCGATACGTCGGCAGTATATAGAATGAAAAGCAAAGGTCCCAAAATTGAGTGCGTTGATACCGCGCCGCAGGTAGAACCCGACGCCACCACCGCGTGATCGCACGCAGCTCGGTCTGGGCGCGTGACGAAGCCGGTACCCCGGCACTGTAGGCGCGCGCCCCTCCTCCCCGCTACGCAGCCACGTCTCGTTTATAGCCATGATATCAACACCATGCTCTAGAACTGCTGCAACAAATTCGTCTTGCTTTGTGCCTAGTGACCCAGCGTTAAGGAAGCCAATTttcatatttctttttctacTGTGAGTCATTGATATTTTGTATGTCATAAGGATACGTGGCGATTGGTttgttgtaaattaataaataatatgatatcgTTAAATAAGAATGTTGaccataatatgtaataatgacAAATGTAGGTGACGTCGGAGACACAGTCTGAGTTAAATATATCAGACATTGCtcagttatatatattaaacataaaaacgGATTGTGCAGAGATACATATATTATGAGATCAGTACCGAAACTGTATATATCGTGGCAAGCtaaggtaatttttttaaacattaggCATAAGGCAAAgcataaataagaaaaaataaacataaaaatatgaacaataatattaagACGTACGTATAAAGCGTTAATATACAGCAAATTTAAGTTAATTACTAATAAAAGCACAAGCAGACAATAGcaaattaatactattattttacttttagagcaccaaaaaaatatttttttatatccttTGCATATAATACAACAACAACAGATATGTTtcaagcgtttaagcaaaaatcaaacatatatcgtgaacttataatgtcaaaattcacatatacatataatacacatacaaattgCTTTGatgaatacatttttataagctacaaactatagaactttcatccccatTTTTATTCCCACACAggtgttaatttttaaaacgctagaaacaaatatttatttattttttatcaagtgttacaaagtttcatggtgtaaTCTTCGATATTACGAACTTCCGTCCCCTATGtcaaccccgccaagccttttattcgcgataaaatatagcctatgtcctttcccaagctcttgtctatctctgtactaagtTACATCAAAAACGGTTCAGTGGCTTAGGCGGGAAAGTGGAACAagtttacattcacatttataatattagcagggATTAAGATTACGTTTTTATTACGTAGGTTATCAATGATTTTATCGgagaggagaacaaacgagtgtGACCCATATGGTCACATGaccgtaagtgatcaccgcggacCATTCTCTCTTGTAACACGAGAGGAtatacaagagcgttgccaaccTTATAAAGCGTTGATTACACGTACATTCGAAAACCAAAAGCATATTGGTAAGTTTATCCATTAGGAGAGAATTGAAGACATTATGTCGAAACAACTTGTAGATTCagctatgtaataaaaaaatacgggttccactccgggagtgccggcagaagtgaaaacttgaacaaagaAAAACAAGTATAACCATCGCCTTAGGGAAAGTCTTCGCTAATAGCAAAGCTTAGtaaccaaataattaaacagtaaaaatatttcacggctgagattcgatccctcgacctcgcggtgttttgGCTTCGTTAATAAACtgttacttctaaaataagagaatgattaaactaataaataatagttaaaaaaaactaaaaagcacgctttatataaaattcaactaaaaaatagaaaataaatttatattgaaaaatagtgtaaaaaaaatattttattgtaaaaaaagcgtggggtgctttttaaagatattattaatataataattcttctattctattatttatttttaattttttagttaaattttctataaaagcgtatttttaaaactattaagtactttaacatcaatacctgccttatcgactatagatgaaaattatataaattaacaaaaaaaatatttttttcaaattgaaaaattgaataattttatcaaattagtgtaatgtcatcggtcctcgataaatctacaaagtttgaacgaaatctagctgtttaaagtgggtcaaaatcgcgcccaaagaagtcggttacaaacatacaggtgaagctaatataaagcgtataaaaaatatatatgatgtacattaccatccAAACTTTCACCGAAAATTCGTTTGAACgacatctagtaagtagttttttttaataggtaccTCATAAATCTTGaaccgcaatttacctttcattcaatcaactcaaatattatttttattaaagaacttttatattatgttacttgctgctacggaacccttcatgggcgagtgtGACTTGCACTTGGCCGCTGTTTTAAAATTGCACAGAAAGCAATGATATATTTCCAATTATACCATTGttttctgaaaatttattgaattaggcgttactttgcggaaatccataattatacaaatgatgtaagttttttctggtgatcacttaacaacaggtgacccgtacgctcgtttgtcctcctattctataaaaaaaaaaagacaacacgtcctgaggatgcctcgtatagaggcgaaacacgtgtcgaattgttttttaaaaacaaatattggcggaattaacactaaagaaaacttacatCATTTGTACCATTGTTTTCTGTTTATTGCAATTATGTTAGTTTTGGCGACATTAACCTAAGCTTATTTACCTTCTTACCTTCATTTTCTTAGCCCCATTGGAACCTAGTTTGAGATTACCGTATTTAAAGAAATACAATGAAGTTCttcagttttataatattagttacccgttgcattcgcaactacaggttttatctcaataaaatatttaagaaggGATAatagagagagttgtcataggTACTgtaacatgcagggcaagcctgtcagccattaactTGGCCTAGCGACTATCCATTcggcacggacgcacgccaagaaagggaagatattagtaggttAATATAAGAAGCTAATGtctcaattaatatttatttcagcgTCGGCCATAGACTCTTCATATACTTTTATGCCACGAGACACCTGGCATAAACGAGAAAGCCCACGGCATATTCCACCGCCTGTGGAACCACCTGTTCATCAAAACGAATCCGTACATCCGTCAAATAGTACATCCGTGAAAGGAATTCTGAAGAAACCCATGCCcatgaaatatatatagatggttgacttatttattcatacaatgtttataaaattatattattattttatttagacgtTTCATTGTTTTATTCATTCGATTTGGAGATGTTATTTATTGCGAAGCCAGAGTTCCAAAACTTATTGAAAACTCAGAATACAGAACAGACCATAAGGAGCGTGCAATCAAATTTCTACGTAGCGCATTGTGTCCTAAATATCTCCCTACTTACACCTAATACCAAAgtgctgtattttttttgtagctGTGGAAGAGATTGGAGAAGATATCAATAGTTTGGTGTGTTATCGATAGCCCACTACCCTTAATGTAATCATCACGCCATTGACATTGTAGTTGTCAACTGGTCAGATGTACTTGTAATTCTGTTCAACGGAGAATGAAAGCCCAAGTTCGACCGTGCTGATCTCTTCACAAATCGAGcgtatttctatttcttttttaattttgaagtaaGATATGGATTGTGCAGTTGATAAGTTTGTACAAAACAACACCGTCTTGCacttttatgcttttttttcTAGACTCTAAACCGAAGTAACGCAAACGATCTTCATAGCTTGGGAGTTTCTCCACATAATCAACCTTAGTCAATGATGCACAGTTGATGTAGTCTGACCTGCGTATTATCCAAATgacttgagttttctttagtgttaattccgccaatattttgctttaaataattcgacacgtgtttcgcctctacacgaggcatccttaggacgtTTTgattcgccaaaatctggcacgagagtcatggatttccgcaaagtaacgcctacttcaataaatgacCTGGGtatctttgaatttttctttgtGAAGCGTATAACATAACATTTCTGATAATTTAGGGATATGCCTATTAAACTACACCGCCTGCCCAATCTGTCAAATTCTCTCTGTAACAAAACACTGTCTTCAGACGAGTTAACCGGTGTGAAAATTTCTAGTCATCCGCAAACATATAGAATTTTGAAAGCAAGTCCCAAATTTATAGTTAAGTtataatttatcaatatattGAACAGCAAAGGTCGAAGATGGCTCTTTGGTGCCCACGATACGGCTGTACAACAAATAGAGTATTCCCATGAGCAGAAAAGCAGAAAAGATTTTAAACTACAAAATTcactaattatataatacacTGTATAGCTATATATAGATTTCTAAAGACATTTGTGTTACGCATCCACCCTACAAATAATTAAGCAAATTCCCCTGATTATTACACGAAAGAATCGTAAATCGAAATAGTCTTAGAACTATTTCttacggttgacggaaagacaTCGggtgacggaagccggatctagtgcgtagaCTACCATAGTAgagtcacttttattttgaatgaatgacaaactaaaacaaagaaaaaatttgTGGAATATATGTTAGAACAAGACAGCGTTTGTCACCATTGCTTGAAGTACGCGTTTCATACAGCTTCAAGCTTTGCTAAAGTCGGTATATTAAGCATGTATAGGGTCGCCATGATTCACTTTCCTACTAACGTCATGGACAAAAAAGAAAGATTAGACGCAGTGGATCAAGATTTTACGAAACAATTTTTCTCTTGGACAATCAACTGTTTGAAGTGCCAGTTAAGTATGGGATAACTTttgatgacgatgatgatggTAGGATTGTGTAAattaattcacacaatattcaagagaatatataatgtataataagaTGCTAGAAAACAGCGTCAGAAAATCTTAAAATCAAGCAAAAATAATGTTAAGGCTTCTTCGGATAAATCCGAACCTGCCAACATTGGTGACAATGTTACAATACCAGTTCCAGACGTAGACAAATGTAGAGGTGATCTCAGAATTACAAAGTTGGTAGCGAATATGGTGTATTGCAAAAATTATAGCGCTGGTACTGTTTTTTTACTCATGGTATTGTTAAAGTTAACTTAGTTTACTTAGTACATTAGTGACGGGCTAAGTTGCAGTGCATTGACAGATTTTGAGTACAGGGTAGGCTAGCTATGTGTATGGATGCAGCGGCGTAGGTCAGGCCCCATCGCAAGCAACGACGGTGCACGGTGGAATTTGCGTACGTTCCGCCTCGGCATAGTGTATTATAGTTCTTATAAAATACATAAGAGGGATTTGAGTGGATTTTTGCGCTACGACTTGACCTGCTGCGGCCCGACATATTATGTGCACCTTTATAGTTATTACTTTTGACTTTGAGATAAGATATTGAGATATCCCTAATGATTGCAGTCACAAAACATTCTATTGGATCAGGGCAAGGTTTTGTAAGATGCAGCtgcgaaaatatttgataaacagGAAAAAATGGTTCTCTGCAAATTCAAATGCCATCAGAGTACCCCATgtaaaaataagtgaaattgattttgattcCATTAATAAATCCATAATAGCACCAACATCATCATCGTAACTTTAAGATTGGAATTCTCTTCGATAATTTCTCTAAGGTCATCCTTTtttcatatataataattttaagttccAAAGGTTCCGAAACGCGAGCTCACTTATCACATTAATAACAATGACTTCTCTACCGGTGTactttttagtaaaaatattttactattttattatctcaagtaagagatagactgaatattgggaacggccggtaGGGAGTTTTGCTTCAGGCAAATTTTAGCCTTGATtatgagtctagttgtttattgtgcGTCAATTGGATTCTGACAATAATCATTGAATTTAAGTTTATCCTCCTTACATTAATTACAACCCTTATTTGTTGGCACTCCTATAGCTAAAGTATAAACTATCTTATTACACTACAGCCGACCGAGTTATGAACACAAAAACACCTAATAGCAACAGCTGAAAAACCTGATTGACAATGAGTTTATGACATGAcaatatgtctactgtgacagTTCACAGTACTGTGTTTGTGTATATCAATGTAGCAGACTGTAtcagataaaattttattgttatttataaataattgcagCAATATTACagattattcatatttattaatgttagAAACATGTGTGATATAGAGGACGCATGTAATCTTTTATATACTGAAACATCAGGTAAATCTAATTTATGTTTGCCtacgtttttaaaaatataatgagcTAATCTAAAggcatattaatatttattctaattaTTTCAGAACTATACTTAGGCTGTAACATagctaaaacaaatttaattgatGCTCTAGAATTTCAAAGAGAGTATGTGTCCAAAAATATGCCAGTTATTATAAAAGGTGGTTGTGCCCAGTGGCCTGCTACTTTAAAGTGGAATGCAGATTATTTGAGGTAAATTAAACCATTTTATTTATGGAGATTccatattgaaaatatgaaaCACATTTCATGCTTTTCAGCATACTTTATAGTCTCAATGTTTTAATTTGAGTAAAAGGactcttataaaaattataactttggTTGTGTTTTAAAGTGGATTATCTTTATATGACTGGTCAATCCTGACATTTAGaacataattttctttatattcAAGTTTTGAACAGCATTCAACTAGAATAGCTTATTCAAAACTTAGATATTTTGTTGCTATTCTTAATTTGCTCAAGcaagtgaaaatattttctttaaaaatttttCTTCCATAgattagattatttttaagaGGCTGAAgttgaaaattgttttttcataataataggttgcaatttattctcattaaagctaaaattttacaaagtctcagtagaatattaaaatacatattataaatgcttAACTGTGACAgtcaaaatcaatattttgttaaccataacaaataaatgattttactaAGACAAAATGATATGTAAAATTTTGACTTGCAAAACCTTACAGTTACATGGTTAACATCACTCATTTTAGGAAAACAGTCATAATTCCTATTCTGCTTACAAATACTAGTCTTcgtgataccacagattgggaatggagcgaccaccctcaggcaattaaataataagtttaataattgtacaacatcattttgtaaacatattttttttgactttcaataagtgatgtcacatcctatttagaataaaaatattagaatttgataGCATGAACATTAATTATGAATTCCGCAGGGACTACTTTTTCTACTACAGtaggaaaattttaattaaattgagaaaatatttgaaaattttgagCATCCAacttagttattttatttgttattaaattccAGAAAATCCATACCAAGTAAGTCAGTAACAGTTGCAGTGACTCCAAATGGATATGCGGATGGTGTGACAATGGACAGTACTGGAAAGGAATACTTTGTTATGCCATTTGAAACGGAAATGTCTATTTGTCAGTTCCTTGACATTCTAGAAGCTAAAAGGTAGTGTTGAATAAGGTTAGTTCACTGAATtagtatttcattattttagatATCTGAATGAAATTCAAGTGTAATTCACATAAGaaagtgataataatataataatataatatataatattgacacacttttaacacaaattatcttgccccaagttaagcataatatatagcctgtgttatgggttacaagacaatgatatatttaatgcaataaacttacttaaacattcataaattcatatgaacaaacatataaacatacataaatacatttaaacatccataactcagaaacaaacatccatatgatgatgatgatgacagtgATGGCCAGTcataaaagataaaatttgtatttctataagaaataaaagtatatacacaCATCAACTTTATCTAAGGATATCTCATATTTCCTTTACTTTCAGGAAATATGTTATTATGTCTTAAGTGAACTTTAAATGGAAtgaaacaatatattatgcttttttttgatggaaaaggaggataaaagAGTGTACCAcctgggtcacctggtgttaagtgatcacaaccacccacattctcttgcaacaccagagagaTCACAGGAGAATTGCTGGCCTTTACGGATGGTGTACACACTTTTTGGAAGATACCACCCATTTCATATTGTCGCAAAAACATCACACAACGAAGTTCATTCCACTTTTTTGTAGTATGCGAatgaaagtatataatatttagtataataatttattattgttcgCGCCAgtttactaatatttataatccGAATTCATCTTTCCTTTAACGCAGGTGCACTATAATATGTATCGACTTCATCCTACCGACTGAATCCGTAAAACGCTCAACGCGTCGTTGGGTTGAGTGAATCATTCATTAAAAGCTCATGGCCAGTTACCTGCCATTTGTTGTTATATAAAAGGTGATATAAATAACCTACTCCGCGCCCGgttattgtatgaattgtcatatgtaatgaaatgtcattgactaaTTTTCTATTGcgaatgtatgtttaagtagtaTAAATAATCACCAACttaaatatacttaaaccttctccgaaacatgctgcatcttatggtataagtattattctgatTGGTTCACTAGTTTAAGCAGTATTACCGAACAAAaaaacggctctccatttaGTAGCataggtaattattatttagtaagtttagtgtatattataagAAATTGGTACTTGATTGTTAAAATAGgaggctatatttttttaaagggaaAACTACATACCATATATCCAACGACAGAATTCAAATCTCACAACAGATTTCAATGAGCTTCTAAATGATGTAGAACCGGACATAGCATTTGCAAGTCAGGCTTTTAATAAGAAACCGGATGCTGTCAACTTTTGGATGGGTGATGAGAGAGCTGTTACATCTAGTAAGTACAAGTTTTTATATCGATGCAAAGGATAGGGCTGTTGCCTTTTATCTAGGAGTAATGGGTTCCATCCCTGCCAAATAACATAAGAACTAAATTTTTGGattcatatatttatatgatgattattttattggtgAGGGGAAACATTGCTGAGGAAATCTATACAAACTTGCGAAGAAAATCAAAGGTTGTGTGTGAAGTATACCATCTAGAACTGGGTCTGTAAAACAAAAGCCCAGGACTTTTCAGTTAAAATAGGCGCCAATTTAACTTTTAGTTggtaactaattatttttataataatttcaacttCAATAATGCTTTGATTAGTACTGTGTTTTGGTttctaatagaaaaaaaaatatttttaaatttttatacacaGTACCTGAaattagggcttccaatcccgcggcctgtattcaatctcggcatttgcgggactacgaattttcaatcccgcgggatctcggtatCGAATTTATGAATCAATCATTTTTTCAccttttaatattaactgaaaatgtttgcgaagGAAATATAACATTTCCAAACAGTCGTCTGCCTAACTACTGCGTATTTTACTCTATTGCCTGGCcagaaaatgccctttctgcTTCCACACTTGCCTTTTAAGGGCTTGTACGTGAATGAATCTTTCATTCAGGTACAcacccttaaatttttattctattctaaaaggATGTATCAATAGACATCACGAAAATACGAAACACACGCACGCTTTTTTTCAGTGTCGCAAATCCCGCAATACCGAGATCTCGGTAttgcgggattggaagccctaccTGAAATTAaggtttaaaaaattaaacttttaaatatttttgaaaatgttaataTCGTAGTAGAACCAAAGtgactgacatagcccaaatgattgcgaaactgaagtggcagtgggcaggacacatagctcgacagacagatggttGACTGTGGTGaattgcgaccacgtaccggaagacgcagtgttagtaggccccgcacaagatggaccgacgatctggtcaagatcgccgggaatttgatgagggcagcgcagaacaaATCATAGTTGAGTTCTTTCGgtcggggaggcctttgtcctgcagtggacgtcttgcagctgattattattattatttataatagactaagcagCTTCCGCTGATGCGGCTATATCATTTGCCATATCTATTCAAATGTTTgtgatattatgtttttttttgtttattataatttgtccCTGGTTGTAAATACACCACAATAAATGATCTTCCATGATTTGTAGCTTTTATTACTTCCCTTTAGGACTAAAGGGAACTAATAAAAACCAGCCGCCAATGGGCACCAgttatatcatccccaccatctggatgtgtggcggtcctccacagtgcggttttcaaggagctttcttccgcgtacttcaacgctgtggaatgagcttccttgtgcggtgtttccgggacgatacgacatcggtaccttcaaaaaaatcgcgtacaccttccttaaaggccggcaacgctcttgtgattcctctggtgttgcaagagattgtgggcggtggtgatcacttaacaccaggtgacccgtacgctcgtttgtcctcctattccataaaaaaaaggttatacCAGAGGTAAACAGATGCGCTGCAGTCCTTAGAGATGCTCTTAGACTTGAATTGTCCCTATGTCGTATTGGTTCGGGAATACAGAggccaaacacagcggaggacACACATTCTGGTGCAAATTCTCAAATGAGCCGTTGTGAAACGCCAGACCTCAGTGAGAGAGAGTGAAGCTGGTTTCAATTGCACATTATGACGTTAAGTCCGGTGGTGAAAATCGGCTGCTTAACAACTGAAGGAGGTGCTGAGAGATCTAAACGTATCTCGACGCAAAATTACAATGACATCTGTTTTTTCCAGTGCATAAAGACCCGTATGAAAACATATACTGCGTAATAGATGGACACAAGGATTTCATACTAATACCGCCAACAGACCTACCCTTTGTGCCATACCAAAACTACTTGCAAGCAAAATTCGAGTATAGTGAATATGAAGGTTGGAAAATAGACCTCTTAGAAGAACAAAACGACT is part of the Leptidea sinapis chromosome 13, ilLepSina1.1, whole genome shotgun sequence genome and harbors:
- the LOC126967660 gene encoding bifunctional peptidase and (3S)-lysyl hydroxylase Jmjd7, which gives rise to MCDIEDACNLLYTETSELYLGCNIAKTNLIDALEFQREYVSKNMPVIIKGGCAQWPATLKWNADYLRKSIPSKSVTVAVTPNGYADGVTMDSTGKEYFVMPFETEMSICQFLDILEAKRENYIPYIQRQNSNLTTDFNELLNDVEPDIAFASQAFNKKPDAVNFWMGDERAVTSMHKDPYENIYCVIDGHKDFILIPPTDLPFVPYQNYLQAKFEYSEYEGWKIDLLEEQNDLPWISVDPLNPDLSKYPQFEKTHRYHVRVNKGDCLYLPSLWFHHVRQSHGCIAVNYWYDMEFDIKYCYFKMLEKLCRKY